Proteins from a genomic interval of Sphingobacterium sp. SYP-B4668:
- a CDS encoding alpha-L-fucosidase translates to MNINIHKSFLLTSMLGLVSVYGNAQEGIAKIPVKNTYQINAGDTPKEILNKAVHVVPTANQYQALKNEFIAFIHIGPNTFTRMEWGNGMEDPRIFELKSLDTDQWCEAMKAAGMKKVIITVKHHDGFVLWQSRYTTHGIMSTGFKEGKGDILKELAASCQKYGLKLGVYLSPADLFQIESADGLYGNLSKYTERTIPRAIAGRPFKNKTKFKFEVDDYNEYFLNQLFELLTEYGPVHEVWFDGAHPKTKGGQKYNYAAWRELIKKLAPEAVIFGKEDIRWCGNEAGGTRSTEWNVIPYEDDPAGLQNFIDLTDDDLGSREKVLKAKYLHYQQAETNTSIREGWFYRDDTHQKVRSTDDVFDIYERSVGGNSTFLLNIPPNRDGKFSPEDVRVLHEVGSRIQETYGRNLMKGAKGAKETLDNNMESFTLLTGDNPALTYTWSQPVKLNRFVVQEAISTHGERIEKHALDAWIEGQWKEVATATNVGYKRILRFPEVTTDKVRLRVIETRATPTISNVSAHYAPGRPPQLAFSRSLEGLVSIAPQKSEFGWKPHGEDILKNLNTNFQIYYTLDGSQPTAASTVYTQPIAVKGGQIKAVAINVDKLVGALAEETLGIAKRDWRILEVSSETAKHSAKMAVDAQPNTYWQSNETGAGQHISIDLGQQYGLSSFAYTPQKENGKGMMAKGIVKVSSDGKNWEEVERFEFGNLINDPTKRTHRFSKKVQARYVRIESTEITGGGKVLTIAELDFIE, encoded by the coding sequence ATGAATATTAACATACATAAATCTTTCCTTTTGACCTCCATGCTGGGGCTCGTCTCGGTATATGGAAATGCGCAGGAGGGTATCGCTAAGATACCTGTCAAGAATACCTATCAGATTAATGCTGGGGATACCCCGAAAGAAATTTTAAACAAAGCGGTGCATGTGGTCCCAACAGCGAATCAATATCAGGCTTTGAAGAATGAGTTTATTGCGTTCATCCATATTGGCCCAAATACGTTCACGAGAATGGAATGGGGCAATGGAATGGAAGACCCTCGGATTTTTGAGCTTAAAAGCCTCGATACAGATCAGTGGTGTGAAGCGATGAAGGCTGCAGGCATGAAAAAAGTAATCATTACAGTAAAGCATCACGATGGATTTGTCCTTTGGCAAAGTAGATATACCACACACGGCATTATGTCTACTGGGTTTAAAGAGGGAAAAGGAGATATATTGAAAGAGTTAGCAGCTTCTTGTCAAAAATACGGCCTCAAGCTAGGGGTCTATCTTTCGCCAGCTGATTTATTCCAGATTGAAAGCGCAGACGGACTGTATGGCAACCTAAGCAAGTATACCGAACGTACGATTCCTCGTGCGATAGCGGGACGCCCATTCAAGAACAAAACGAAATTCAAGTTTGAAGTGGATGACTATAATGAGTACTTTTTAAATCAATTGTTTGAGCTATTGACCGAATATGGCCCAGTGCATGAGGTCTGGTTTGATGGGGCTCACCCAAAGACCAAGGGCGGGCAGAAGTATAACTATGCCGCTTGGCGTGAGCTAATCAAAAAACTAGCGCCTGAAGCGGTAATTTTTGGAAAGGAAGATATTCGTTGGTGTGGCAACGAGGCTGGAGGAACAAGGAGCACGGAATGGAATGTGATCCCCTATGAAGATGATCCGGCGGGACTACAGAATTTCATAGACTTGACTGACGACGATTTGGGAAGTCGAGAAAAGGTTTTAAAAGCTAAATACCTACATTACCAGCAGGCCGAAACAAATACGTCTATCAGGGAAGGATGGTTTTATCGGGATGATACACACCAAAAGGTCAGAAGCACAGACGATGTATTTGATATTTATGAACGATCTGTAGGTGGTAATTCGACTTTTCTGTTGAACATTCCACCCAATCGCGACGGAAAATTCTCTCCGGAAGATGTGCGCGTGTTGCATGAAGTCGGAAGCCGTATCCAAGAAACATATGGACGTAACCTGATGAAAGGTGCGAAAGGAGCCAAGGAAACCTTGGATAATAATATGGAATCCTTTACGCTATTGACAGGCGACAATCCTGCATTGACTTATACATGGAGCCAACCTGTTAAATTGAATCGATTTGTCGTTCAGGAAGCAATCAGTACACATGGTGAGCGTATAGAAAAGCATGCGCTTGATGCTTGGATAGAGGGACAGTGGAAAGAAGTTGCTACAGCGACGAATGTGGGATATAAACGTATTTTACGATTTCCAGAAGTGACAACGGACAAGGTGCGTTTACGAGTGATCGAGACGAGAGCCACGCCTACAATCAGCAACGTATCGGCACACTACGCACCAGGAAGACCTCCACAATTGGCATTTAGCCGCAGTCTGGAAGGTTTGGTCTCTATTGCTCCTCAGAAGAGCGAATTTGGATGGAAACCTCATGGGGAGGATATTCTTAAAAACCTGAACACCAACTTCCAGATATACTACACCTTGGATGGCAGCCAGCCTACTGCAGCATCTACGGTATATACGCAACCCATAGCCGTAAAGGGTGGACAAATAAAGGCCGTAGCAATAAACGTAGATAAGTTGGTCGGTGCGCTCGCGGAGGAAACTTTAGGTATAGCTAAACGAGATTGGCGGATTTTGGAGGTGAGCAGCGAAACAGCCAAGCACAGCGCTAAGATGGCTGTAGATGCTCAACCAAATACTTACTGGCAGTCCAATGAAACGGGCGCGGGGCAGCACATATCGATTGATTTGGGCCAACAATATGGTCTAAGTTCATTTGCTTATACCCCACAAAAGGAGAATGGAAAGGGAATGATGGCCAAAGGGATTGTGAAAGTCAGTAGTGACGGGAAAAATTGGGAAGAAGTCGAGCGCTTTGAATTCGGGAATCTAATCAATGATCCGACAAAGCGGACACACCGGTTCTCCAAAAAAGTACAAGCACGATATGTTCGAATAGAGTCTACCGAAATAACCGGTGGAGGAAAGGTTTTGACGATTGCAGAGCTTGACTTTATAGAATAA
- a CDS encoding DUF1553 domain-containing protein, translated as MIKKIIVFGILLAVVVTVGIFAFKKEERIDFSADVKPILNKHCITCHGGVKKSGGFSLLFENEAFEKNESGHPAIIAGDAENSEFIKRLTIEDPELRMPYNAAKLSDDEINVLKQWINEGAKWGEHWAYVLPKEVEVPKSFSFWGLFGLKPSGISNDIDYFVQDKQKQNGLSAAEEADKETLLRRVYLDLVGIPPTLSEVQAFLADDRDNAYEIRVDSLMASTTYGEKWASWWLDMARYADTKGYEKDGSRQIWTYRDWVIKAFNKDMPYDQFTIEQLAGDLLPDPTKDQLVATAFHRNTMNNDEGGTDSEEFRVAAVLDRVNTTYQVWLSTTFECVQCHSHTYDPFKFEEYYKSVAFFNNTRDEDTAGDHPRLRFYKAEEEQKVDSIKNWIAKYGNKHLTKSADLFLHTLEPKIHAHYSDQLVNGALYDTKWLGVRNGGSARLKNITLDGKQQFFVNYWTSSPGGKLEIRKGSLSGPVLASVDLAITQGRKVINVPIKEEKGVDDLFLLFRNPTLPADQPVCMIEWFAFREGFPGATESDYMKMQETFLHLVNANPESVPVMVESPKEMARTTYVFERGNWMVHGKEVQPMVPEVLNDFPKDAPRNRLGFSQWLTSKENPLTARTLVNRVWAQLYGRGLVEPLGDMGTQSIPPIHRELLDYLALGFMHDMNWSMKKLIKEMVMSSTYKQSSSLNNSEVAKDPENHYLTRGPRFRLSAEQIRDQTLAVSGLLSSKMYGPSVMPYQPDGVWMTVYSGESWTKSEGEDQYRRGVYTFLKRTSPYPSFISFDASSREVCLVDRIRTNTPLQALTTLNDPVYLEAAKNLAQVMEQDGKGNTTDIITAGYKRTMFKAPSKDKVLALEKLYQEALTNFSKQPKEAAKFMGLSETDSQKQLASKAAYMVVANALLNLDEFLTKS; from the coding sequence ATGATTAAGAAAATTATTGTATTTGGAATTTTGCTAGCCGTAGTCGTCACTGTGGGGATATTTGCTTTTAAAAAGGAAGAGCGGATAGACTTTAGCGCGGATGTAAAACCAATTTTGAATAAGCATTGCATCACCTGCCACGGTGGGGTAAAGAAGAGTGGTGGATTTAGTTTGCTGTTTGAAAATGAGGCTTTTGAGAAAAATGAATCGGGTCATCCGGCTATCATTGCTGGGGATGCCGAAAACAGTGAATTTATAAAAAGATTGACAATCGAGGATCCTGAACTTCGAATGCCTTATAATGCAGCAAAGCTGAGCGATGATGAAATCAACGTCTTAAAGCAATGGATCAATGAGGGTGCGAAATGGGGAGAACATTGGGCTTATGTCCTACCAAAGGAGGTAGAGGTACCGAAGTCCTTTTCTTTTTGGGGCCTATTTGGGCTTAAACCTTCTGGAATCTCAAATGATATTGATTATTTCGTTCAAGATAAGCAAAAACAAAATGGACTTAGTGCGGCTGAGGAAGCGGACAAAGAAACGTTATTGCGCCGAGTATACCTTGATTTGGTAGGAATTCCACCGACGCTGTCCGAAGTGCAGGCATTTTTGGCGGATGACCGCGATAATGCTTACGAGATACGGGTGGATAGTCTGATGGCTTCGACCACATATGGAGAAAAATGGGCTTCATGGTGGTTGGATATGGCAAGGTATGCGGATACAAAAGGCTATGAAAAAGATGGGTCGCGTCAAATATGGACCTATAGGGATTGGGTAATTAAGGCCTTCAACAAGGATATGCCTTATGACCAGTTTACAATAGAACAATTGGCTGGGGACTTATTGCCCGACCCGACAAAGGATCAGCTGGTGGCTACTGCATTTCATCGCAATACCATGAATAATGATGAAGGAGGGACGGACAGCGAGGAATTTAGAGTAGCTGCTGTGCTAGATAGGGTCAATACGACTTACCAAGTGTGGTTGAGTACAACCTTCGAATGTGTACAGTGCCACAGTCATACTTATGACCCATTCAAGTTCGAAGAATATTATAAATCGGTAGCCTTCTTTAATAATACCCGTGATGAGGATACCGCTGGAGATCATCCAAGATTACGGTTTTATAAAGCTGAGGAGGAACAAAAGGTTGATAGCATAAAAAATTGGATCGCTAAGTATGGGAATAAACATCTGACTAAATCGGCAGACCTGTTTCTGCATACATTGGAGCCAAAGATACATGCACACTATAGCGATCAGTTGGTCAATGGTGCTCTCTATGATACGAAGTGGCTGGGTGTGCGGAATGGAGGTAGCGCCCGGTTGAAGAATATTACGTTGGATGGTAAGCAACAATTTTTTGTTAATTATTGGACGTCTAGTCCGGGAGGAAAACTGGAAATTAGAAAGGGGAGCTTAAGCGGACCTGTTCTAGCATCTGTAGACTTGGCTATCACGCAAGGGCGTAAGGTGATAAATGTGCCAATCAAGGAGGAAAAGGGGGTAGATGATTTGTTCTTGCTATTTAGGAACCCAACATTACCAGCAGACCAGCCGGTGTGTATGATCGAATGGTTTGCATTTAGAGAAGGTTTTCCAGGCGCTACTGAATCTGACTATATGAAAATGCAAGAAACATTCTTACACTTGGTCAACGCTAACCCAGAGAGTGTGCCGGTGATGGTCGAGAGTCCAAAGGAAATGGCAAGGACTACCTACGTTTTTGAGCGAGGCAATTGGATGGTACATGGTAAAGAGGTACAGCCGATGGTTCCGGAGGTGCTCAATGACTTTCCAAAGGACGCACCTCGTAACAGGTTAGGTTTCAGCCAGTGGTTGACAAGCAAAGAAAATCCTTTAACGGCAAGAACGCTTGTAAACCGAGTATGGGCACAGCTCTACGGACGTGGTCTAGTGGAGCCCTTAGGAGACATGGGGACACAGAGTATACCACCGATACATCGCGAACTGCTGGATTATCTGGCGCTTGGATTTATGCATGATATGAACTGGAGCATGAAAAAGCTGATTAAGGAAATGGTGATGTCTTCCACGTATAAGCAATCTTCAAGTCTTAATAACAGCGAAGTAGCAAAAGACCCGGAGAATCATTACCTAACCCGTGGACCGAGATTCCGACTTTCGGCGGAGCAGATTCGAGATCAGACATTGGCGGTGAGCGGTTTGTTGAGTTCAAAGATGTATGGGCCAAGTGTGATGCCTTATCAGCCGGATGGTGTATGGATGACGGTATATAGCGGAGAGTCATGGACGAAGAGCGAAGGCGAAGATCAATACCGTAGAGGGGTGTATACATTTCTCAAGCGAACGAGCCCTTACCCATCTTTTATCTCGTTCGATGCTAGTAGCCGCGAGGTATGTTTGGTGGATCGCATTCGAACGAATACTCCTTTACAAGCGTTGACAACACTCAACGATCCGGTCTATCTAGAGGCTGCAAAAAATCTTGCTCAAGTGATGGAACAGGATGGAAAGGGAAATACAACTGACATCATAACAGCAGGATATAAGAGGACAATGTTTAAAGCACCAAGCAAGGATAAGGTGTTGGCCTTAGAGAAATTATATCAGGAGGCCCTGACTAACTTTAGCAAGCAACCTAAGGAAGCTGCAAAGTTCATGGGGTTGAGTGAGACGGATTCCCAAAAGCAATTGGCCTCGAAAGCGGCTTATATGGTCGTAGCGAATGCGTTATTGAATTTAGACGAATTTTTAACCAAATCTTAA
- a CDS encoding L-rhamnose mutarotase, producing MEYLNKKFVLGFLLLGLTIAMLCIACLDSKSSGRIKRYASVTELKEDKIETYKQLHAAAWPAVLKRIKDCNIQNYSIYLKKIDGKNYLFSYFEYAGDNFEADMKKMGDDPETQRWWKETDPCQIPLPDAAAKGAMWSDMEEVFHTD from the coding sequence ATGGAATATTTAAATAAAAAGTTCGTCTTAGGCTTTCTCCTGTTGGGCCTTACCATAGCTATGTTGTGTATAGCTTGCCTAGATTCGAAATCCTCAGGTAGGATAAAAAGGTATGCATCAGTGACGGAACTTAAGGAAGATAAAATAGAAACCTATAAGCAGCTACATGCTGCTGCATGGCCTGCCGTATTGAAACGAATAAAGGATTGCAACATCCAGAATTATTCCATCTATCTCAAAAAGATAGACGGGAAGAACTATCTTTTTAGCTATTTCGAGTATGCGGGGGATAATTTTGAAGCGGATATGAAAAAGATGGGAGATGACCCGGAGACGCAGCGTTGGTGGAAAGAGACGGATCCTTGCCAGATACCCCTACCAGATGCAGCGGCGAAAGGTGCAATGTGGTCGGATATGGAAGAAGTATTCCATACGGATTGA
- a CDS encoding SDR family NAD(P)-dependent oxidoreductase translates to MEELKDKVILITGGTAGIGLACTQAYVAAGACVVVIGLDNDSVAETMNIIGDDHLGICCDVTRDADVRESIERTITRFGRLDAIHNNAGIGSPSKPLHTTTDEEWDFLMSVNIKSILLTARHGVPHLKASKGSILHTSSLVGEIGQENHAAYSATKGAVNALTKSMALDYALDGIRVNAVLPAAVMTPMLHTWAHEQPDAEKVFDFLKDIHVLGYCPAGDVIADACVFLLSDKARFITGVNLPVSGGAELGYRRNF, encoded by the coding sequence ATGGAGGAATTAAAAGATAAGGTAATCTTGATTACCGGAGGGACGGCTGGTATAGGACTGGCTTGTACACAGGCATACGTTGCGGCTGGGGCTTGTGTTGTTGTAATTGGATTAGACAATGATTCGGTAGCAGAGACCATGAACATAATTGGTGACGATCACCTGGGGATTTGTTGCGACGTAACAAGAGATGCAGATGTTCGAGAAAGCATAGAAAGGACTATTACGAGGTTCGGTCGATTGGATGCTATCCACAACAATGCTGGGATAGGCTCTCCTTCTAAACCCTTACATACAACTACCGATGAGGAGTGGGATTTTCTTATGTCGGTAAATATCAAAAGTATACTGTTGACGGCTCGTCATGGTGTACCGCATTTGAAAGCGTCCAAAGGAAGTATTCTGCATACCAGTAGTCTAGTAGGGGAAATAGGACAAGAGAACCATGCGGCATATTCGGCAACCAAAGGAGCTGTGAATGCACTGACGAAGTCTATGGCGTTGGATTATGCGCTGGATGGTATACGAGTGAATGCTGTATTACCGGCAGCGGTGATGACACCGATGCTCCATACATGGGCACATGAACAACCCGATGCGGAGAAGGTCTTCGATTTCTTAAAAGACATTCACGTATTGGGCTACTGCCCAGCGGGAGATGTCATAGCAGATGCCTGTGTATTCTTACTGTCAGATAAAGCCAGATTTATAACAGGGGTCAATCTACCAGTTAGCGGTGGTGCCGAGTTGGGATATAGACGTAATTTTTAA
- a CDS encoding glycosyl hydrolase family 95 catalytic domain-containing protein → MMVVAATYYNKFDACPPFQIDGNFGVIAGMAEMLL, encoded by the coding sequence ATGATGGTGGTGGCGGCAACGTATTACAATAAGTTTGACGCTTGCCCTCCGTTTCAGATAGATGGTAATTTCGGGGTGATCGCTGGAATGGCAGAAATGCTTTTGTAA
- a CDS encoding glycosyl hydrolase family 95 catalytic domain-containing protein: MMKPYLYALLWIATSCTVYAQPTATHNLKFDHLATRWDEAIPLGNGMLGALIWQKDNTLRLSLDRADLWDERQAFALEQHDFKWVQQKLHSGQYPEVQKWGDNPYGDYPYPTKLPAAAMSFNLTALGKVVSNVLDIQTAINTIQFDNGTTFSSYIHATKPIGYFEINGNRAQEALPQLLPHQYALASESGKEVSVVDGQSLSRLGYKQGQINKSAQRQLIHQPTYENRFYEVLLEWKVISPTKLIGMWTVANNEQASLNTEMHAKTTHAFRDSHLAWWKAYWKQSSVQLPDDLLERQYYLEMYKLGAVSRKGAPAITLQAVWTADNGGLPPWKGDFHNDLNTQLSYWPAYTGNRLTEAETFTDWLWKIRPANMAYTKHYFGVEGLNIPGVLTLNGIPMGGWIQYALSPTVSAWTAHHFYMQWKYSMDRKFLKERALPYIIESATYLRNITEIRDGKRYLPLSASPEYNDNSPNAWFKDWTNFDLALAHFLFEAAAEVSEASGLTKDASTWRAIRTELPAYAKNETGLLVAVDVPMEHSHRHMSPYMAIYPLVLLDINKVEDKEQIRNSMRHLEKLGTRAWVGYSFSWMACLHARAKEADQAVLNLQKFANNFCSTNSFHVNGDQKGGQYSGFTYRPFTLEGNFAFAQGIHELLLQSKHGYVELFPALPSTWQDVSFTDLRAEGGFLISASKKSGTVAKITIVAEQAGTLHLRYAHPLKTSSGKKIGQEGDTYLIPLKAGEKVELQQL, translated from the coding sequence ATGATGAAACCATACTTATACGCTTTATTATGGATCGCTACTTCTTGCACTGTATATGCGCAACCAACAGCTACTCATAATCTCAAATTTGACCACCTAGCAACACGGTGGGACGAGGCTATTCCGCTGGGCAATGGAATGCTCGGCGCCCTCATCTGGCAAAAAGATAATACGCTCCGTTTATCTTTAGATAGAGCTGACCTCTGGGACGAACGTCAGGCTTTCGCACTTGAACAACATGACTTTAAATGGGTACAACAAAAACTACATAGCGGGCAATATCCGGAAGTTCAAAAATGGGGTGATAATCCCTATGGGGACTATCCATACCCCACTAAGCTACCAGCAGCGGCCATGTCATTCAACCTTACGGCCCTTGGTAAAGTCGTTTCCAATGTCTTGGATATACAAACAGCCATCAATACTATCCAATTTGACAATGGCACCACGTTCAGCAGCTATATCCATGCTACCAAACCAATAGGGTATTTTGAAATCAATGGTAATCGCGCACAGGAGGCCCTTCCACAGTTGCTTCCCCATCAGTATGCCCTTGCTTCAGAGAGTGGAAAAGAAGTATCTGTAGTCGATGGCCAAAGCCTTTCCCGCTTGGGGTATAAACAAGGACAAATCAACAAATCCGCACAACGTCAGCTGATTCATCAACCCACATATGAAAATCGATTCTATGAAGTGCTCCTAGAATGGAAGGTTATATCCCCTACCAAACTTATCGGTATGTGGACGGTAGCCAATAATGAGCAGGCTAGTCTTAATACAGAAATGCATGCGAAGACCACCCATGCATTTAGAGATAGTCACTTAGCCTGGTGGAAGGCTTACTGGAAGCAGTCCTCCGTACAACTACCAGATGATCTGCTTGAGCGCCAATACTATCTCGAGATGTACAAGCTTGGGGCAGTTTCCAGAAAGGGAGCGCCAGCCATTACCCTGCAAGCCGTATGGACCGCTGATAACGGGGGGCTCCCCCCGTGGAAAGGTGACTTTCACAACGATCTGAATACACAGCTCAGTTACTGGCCAGCTTACACGGGAAATAGACTTACTGAAGCTGAAACCTTTACAGATTGGTTGTGGAAGATTCGGCCAGCTAATATGGCTTACACCAAGCATTACTTCGGGGTTGAAGGATTAAATATCCCCGGCGTATTGACCCTAAATGGGATTCCAATGGGTGGATGGATCCAGTATGCGCTCTCCCCAACTGTAAGTGCCTGGACAGCCCACCATTTCTATATGCAATGGAAATACAGTATGGATAGGAAATTTCTGAAGGAGCGAGCTTTACCCTATATCATTGAATCAGCCACCTATCTGCGCAACATTACGGAAATTAGGGACGGAAAACGTTATCTTCCCCTGAGTGCTAGTCCGGAGTATAATGACAATAGTCCCAATGCTTGGTTCAAGGATTGGACCAATTTCGATTTAGCGCTCGCCCATTTCCTATTTGAAGCCGCCGCCGAAGTAAGCGAGGCTAGTGGACTGACCAAAGATGCCAGTACATGGCGGGCGATCCGCACCGAACTGCCCGCATACGCTAAAAATGAAACGGGATTATTGGTTGCAGTCGATGTTCCGATGGAGCACTCCCACCGCCATATGTCCCCTTATATGGCTATCTATCCACTAGTCCTATTGGACATCAACAAAGTAGAAGATAAAGAACAAATCAGGAACTCCATGCGTCACCTCGAGAAGCTCGGCACCCGAGCTTGGGTAGGTTACTCCTTCAGTTGGATGGCCTGTCTACACGCTCGAGCGAAGGAAGCCGATCAGGCTGTCCTCAATCTCCAAAAATTTGCCAACAACTTCTGTTCAACCAACTCTTTTCATGTCAACGGCGATCAGAAAGGAGGGCAATATTCGGGCTTTACATACAGACCTTTCACCCTAGAAGGCAATTTTGCCTTCGCTCAGGGCATCCATGAATTACTACTTCAAAGCAAGCACGGCTATGTTGAGCTCTTTCCCGCTCTTCCAAGTACATGGCAAGACGTATCCTTTACTGATTTGCGTGCCGAAGGTGGTTTCTTGATCAGCGCAAGCAAAAAAAGTGGCACCGTAGCCAAGATAACCATTGTGGCCGAGCAAGCCGGCACACTACACCTACGCTATGCCCACCCCCTTAAAACCAGCTCTGGTAAAAAAATAGGGCAAGAGGGTGATACGTACCTCATCCCACTAAAAGCCGGCGAGAAAGTCGAATTACAACAACTTTAA
- a CDS encoding glycoside hydrolase family 95-like protein, with product MVAGVTTNWAEGEISGLVARGAIIVDMEWNDGQLQSAFVKAKYDTTCKIKYKDRIIEVRLAAGRRVDVKKLL from the coding sequence ATTGTTGCCGGCGTTACCACAAATTGGGCAGAAGGTGAAATCTCGGGATTGGTCGCTAGAGGAGCGATTATAGTGGATATGGAATGGAATGACGGTCAGCTGCAATCGGCATTTGTGAAGGCCAAGTACGATACGACATGTAAGATAAAATATAAAGACCGTATTATCGAAGTGCGTCTTGCAGCAGGAAGGCGGGTAGATGTTAAGAAATTGCTATAG
- a CDS encoding sodium:solute symporter: MLGSIDLTISVSYILLILAVGIWAGWSQKKAKAGAASDYFLAGKSLKWPAIGLALFATNISTVHLVSLAQSGFDTGLLNGNFEWMAAFTLILLALFFVPFYLKSGVSTLPDFLERRYDKASREWLTMISIVSAIVIHIAFSMLAGGIVLKTLFGFDMYLSIMVICVITGIYTILGGLRAVVITESIQTIVLLAGAFIISFAAYDKMGGWTSMRDVLVDEGQLERLSMLRPDGDSSGMPWYAVVLGYPILGIWYWCADQTIVQRVLGAKDENHGRVGALFCGFIKILPVFIFVLPGLFAYTLFKSGQLDLTSLGVDAVGNVNSKGIYTLMITQLLPSGLIGVLVAALLSGLMSQISGALNSISTMVSYDIYKQKRPAATDMQLIRAGKISAVVAMAFSLALLPLLDKYESIFNGINDVIAHIAPPITCVFLLGVFWKKASAESAKWTLWIGSALGVIVFVINKLLPTTWIGQIPFMVMAFYLFLACVVIQFVCSYVYPARHTAVSRELYWKSPLEPLQGTAWKGIGNYKLLSGLLLFIVVVLYGIFK; the protein is encoded by the coding sequence ATGTTAGGATCTATAGACTTGACGATTTCGGTCTCATATATTCTGCTCATTTTGGCAGTGGGGATATGGGCTGGCTGGAGTCAAAAGAAAGCAAAAGCAGGTGCTGCCAGCGATTACTTCTTAGCGGGTAAATCCCTGAAATGGCCGGCTATTGGTCTTGCTCTCTTTGCGACCAATATTTCGACGGTACACTTAGTGAGTTTGGCACAGAGTGGCTTCGATACAGGGCTTTTGAATGGTAACTTCGAATGGATGGCAGCTTTTACGCTTATCTTGCTGGCCCTGTTTTTTGTGCCTTTTTATCTCAAGTCGGGAGTGTCAACTTTACCCGATTTTTTAGAACGTAGGTATGACAAAGCGAGTCGGGAGTGGTTGACTATGATTTCTATTGTATCGGCGATCGTCATCCATATCGCATTCTCCATGTTGGCTGGGGGAATCGTGTTGAAGACCCTATTTGGGTTTGATATGTATTTGAGCATTATGGTAATATGTGTCATTACTGGAATATATACGATACTTGGAGGATTACGTGCAGTGGTGATCACCGAATCTATTCAAACAATCGTTTTATTGGCCGGGGCATTTATCATCAGCTTTGCCGCATATGATAAGATGGGCGGATGGACATCGATGCGGGATGTATTGGTGGATGAGGGGCAGCTGGAGCGCTTGTCTATGCTGCGTCCGGATGGTGATAGTAGTGGTATGCCGTGGTATGCGGTGGTTTTGGGCTATCCTATACTGGGGATTTGGTACTGGTGCGCGGATCAAACAATCGTGCAACGGGTATTAGGTGCCAAGGACGAAAATCACGGTCGGGTGGGGGCGCTTTTCTGTGGCTTTATCAAAATTCTCCCGGTGTTTATTTTTGTACTTCCAGGGCTATTTGCCTATACATTGTTTAAATCGGGGCAGTTGGACTTGACAAGTCTAGGTGTGGATGCTGTTGGAAATGTCAATTCTAAAGGTATTTACACGTTGATGATTACGCAATTGCTGCCCTCAGGACTGATCGGGGTGTTGGTTGCCGCTTTGCTCTCGGGCCTAATGAGTCAGATATCGGGTGCCCTTAATTCGATATCAACGATGGTCAGCTATGATATTTATAAGCAAAAACGTCCGGCTGCTACGGATATGCAACTGATAAGAGCGGGCAAGATTTCGGCGGTGGTCGCGATGGCCTTCTCACTGGCGCTATTACCCTTATTGGATAAATATGAAAGTATCTTCAATGGTATCAACGATGTGATTGCCCATATTGCGCCGCCAATCACCTGTGTATTCCTCTTGGGTGTCTTTTGGAAAAAGGCATCCGCCGAATCTGCGAAATGGACGCTTTGGATCGGTTCGGCTTTGGGCGTGATTGTGTTTGTAATCAATAAGTTATTGCCAACGACCTGGATAGGACAGATACCTTTTATGGTGATGGCTTTCTATTTGTTTTTGGCATGCGTGGTAATACAGTTTGTATGCTCCTATGTATATCCGGCAAGGCACACGGCCGTCAGTAGAGAACTGTATTGGAAGAGTCCACTGGAGCCATTGCAAGGGACTGCTTGGAAGGGAATTGGAAATTATAAATTATTATCTGGTTTACTGTTGTTTATAGTTGTTGTATTATATGGAATATTTAAATAA